CATTCTCCGTTCTGCTCATCCAATTCACTCGCTTCGCTCGGTCCTCAAGGTGGCGTCTATTCCGCCACCTTGAGGACTAATGGTTTAGAGCTGCGGACGGCCCCAGAAGCGGTGCTCGGCGAGCGCCTGCACGAAGCTGTCGGCGGCGGCGCTGGCCCCCTTGTCCTGGCCCACGATTACGCCGAGGGCGGCGAGCTTGGCGCCCCCTTCGCCCGCTGCGAGACGCACGCCCGCGACTTCGGAGAGGTTCTGCACCGGAGCCGTGGCGCCGTCCTTGGCGGGGGAGTCGGCGGCCACGCGGCGCAGCACGTTGCCGATGCCCGAGCCGGTCACGATTTCGGCGCCTTCGCCGAGGCTGCCGATGGGCTTGGCGTGGCGGTAAGACCCCACCACGAAGTTGAAGCTTTCGGGGTGCTGCGCGAGTTCGCGCACCGCCGCCGCGCCGCCCGCCACGACCACGCCGTCGTAGACCACGGGGTCGGTGTTGGACAGGGTCGCCGTCGCCATCACGCCGGAAGCGATTTCACCGAGGTGGGGCGCCACGATGTCGTACTTGACATCGGCCTTCTTCAGGGCGTCTTGCAGCGCCTTCACTCCGGCAGCGTCCACACCGTCGGCGACGAGCACGGCCACCTTGCGGCCCTTGGCACTCTTGGGCTGGCCTTCTTCCTGGCTCAGGCCCTTGGCCTTTTGCAGCCCGCCCGAAGCGGTGGTGGGCGAGATGGCCGCAGCGAGCAGCGCAGTTTCAGAGGCGCTGTCCTGCTGGCCGCCGGGTTTGGCGTCGCTCGTGGAGGGCAACTTCTCGCCGAGGCCCTTGGCGACCTGCGCGGCGAGCACCTCGTTGATTTTTGCCAGATGCCCGAGCATCCGCACACGCACGTCGCGGGTTTCGCACTTGCTCAGCTCGAAGCGCAGCGACTTGGCGATGTGCTCCTTTTCCACCGGGCTCATCGAGTTCCAGAACAGTCGCGCCTGACCGTAGTGGTCGCTGAAGCTCTCGGCGCGCACGCGCAGCTTGGTGCCTTCCACCTTGTCGGGGTAGGTGACGAAGCCCGCCGCGCCCGCCTGGGCCGGCTTGTTGGCGGCCATCTGGTTGGGGAAGTACGCCACGCGGCCCTTGTTGATGGTGTGGCGCATGTGGCCGTCGCGCTGGTTGTTGCTCACGCGGATGATGGGGCGGTTGATGGGCAGTTCCTGCCAGTTGGGGCTGCCCAGGCGCGAAAGCTGGGTGTCTAGGTATGAGAAGTTGCGGCCCTGGAGCAGCGGGTCGTTGGTGAAATCAATGCCAGGAACTACGTTCTGGGTCATGAAGGCGACCTGCTCGGTTTCGGCGAAGAAGTTGTCCACGTTGCGGTCGAGGACCATCTTGCCCACGCGCTGTACCGGCACGAGGTCTTCGGGCACGATCTTGGTGGCGTCGAGCACATCGAAGTCCCACTTCATCGCCTCTTCTTCGGTGAACACTTGCACCCCGAAGTCCCATTCCAGCGTGCCGCCCTGGTCAATGGTCTCCCACATGCTGCGGCGGTGGAAGTCGGCGTCCTTACCGGCAATCTTCTGCGCTTCGTCCCACACCAGGCTCTTGACGCCGAGCACCGGCTTCCAGTGGAACTTGACGAGGTGAGCCTTGCCCTGGGCGTTGACCAGACGGAAGGTGTGCACGCCGAAGCCTTCCATCATGTTGTAGGCGCGGGGAATGGCGCGGTCGGAGTGAATCCACATCAGCATGTGCATCGCTTCGGGCGTCTCGGCGATGAAGTCGTAGAAGGTGTCGTGCGCCGAGGCCGCCTGAGGAATCTCGTTGTGCGGCTCGGGCTTGACCGAGTGGATCAGGTCAGGGAACTTGATAGCGTCCTGAATGAAGAACACCGGAATGTTGTTGCCCACGATGTCCCAGTTGCCTTCCTTGGTGTACATCTTCACGGCGAAGCCGCGCACGTCACGCGCCGTGTCCGCCGAGCCACGCGAGCCGGCCACCGTGGAAAAGCGCGCGAACACCGGGGTCTTGACGCCCACTTCGGTCAGCACCTTGGCATGGGTGTACTTTTCCAGGCTCTTGTCGAGTTGGAAGTACCCGTGCGCACCGGCGCCACGGGCGTGCACCACGCGCTCGGGGATGCGCTCGTGGTCGAAGTGGGTGATCTTCTCGCGGAAGAGGAAGTCTTCCATCAGGGTCGGGCCGCGCTCGCCCGCCCGCAGCGAGTTCTGGTCGTCGCTGACGACGTGCCCCATGTTGTCAGTCAGGGTGGTGCCGGGGTCGGTGGTGTTGGCACTGAGGTCCTGGGCCTTGCTCAGGTCGTCGACCTGCTTCTGGGCGTCGTCAAGAGACAGCGGGGTGGAGAGGGTACGTTTGGGAGCCATGAGCCACCTTCCTTTGAGAAGAGCGAAGTGAAAGTCAGCCACCAGAGCGCGGCCTTTTCGGGAAGACGTGTTCCTGGGAAACCCCAGGTGAACCCCCACAGAGTAGGCGCAAAGGGCGCCGTGAAAAAAGAAACACCTATTACGAAGACTCACTTCTACTTGATCTTCAAAGGTTCTCTAAAACCCACTAACTTGCAAAGATTAAT
The nucleotide sequence above comes from Deinococcus radiodurans R1 = ATCC 13939 = DSM 20539. Encoded proteins:
- a CDS encoding catalase, which translates into the protein MAPKRTLSTPLSLDDAQKQVDDLSKAQDLSANTTDPGTTLTDNMGHVVSDDQNSLRAGERGPTLMEDFLFREKITHFDHERIPERVVHARGAGAHGYFQLDKSLEKYTHAKVLTEVGVKTPVFARFSTVAGSRGSADTARDVRGFAVKMYTKEGNWDIVGNNIPVFFIQDAIKFPDLIHSVKPEPHNEIPQAASAHDTFYDFIAETPEAMHMLMWIHSDRAIPRAYNMMEGFGVHTFRLVNAQGKAHLVKFHWKPVLGVKSLVWDEAQKIAGKDADFHRRSMWETIDQGGTLEWDFGVQVFTEEEAMKWDFDVLDATKIVPEDLVPVQRVGKMVLDRNVDNFFAETEQVAFMTQNVVPGIDFTNDPLLQGRNFSYLDTQLSRLGSPNWQELPINRPIIRVSNNQRDGHMRHTINKGRVAYFPNQMAANKPAQAGAAGFVTYPDKVEGTKLRVRAESFSDHYGQARLFWNSMSPVEKEHIAKSLRFELSKCETRDVRVRMLGHLAKINEVLAAQVAKGLGEKLPSTSDAKPGGQQDSASETALLAAAISPTTASGGLQKAKGLSQEEGQPKSAKGRKVAVLVADGVDAAGVKALQDALKKADVKYDIVAPHLGEIASGVMATATLSNTDPVVYDGVVVAGGAAAVRELAQHPESFNFVVGSYRHAKPIGSLGEGAEIVTGSGIGNVLRRVAADSPAKDGATAPVQNLSEVAGVRLAAGEGGAKLAALGVIVGQDKGASAAADSFVQALAEHRFWGRPQL